Proteins encoded in a region of the Megalops cyprinoides isolate fMegCyp1 chromosome 3, fMegCyp1.pri, whole genome shotgun sequence genome:
- the pacs1a gene encoding phosphofurin acidic cluster sorting protein 1a isoform X1, whose protein sequence is MSERGGLPRAGGAPSPHMQPSKPVTIASNRPVQMNLYATWEVDRSSPSCVPRLFNLTLKKLVMLKELDKDLTSVVIAVKLQGSKRILRSNEILLSSAGLTETDLQLTFSLQYPHFLKRDANKLQIMLQRRKRYKNRTILGYKTLALGLINMAEVMQHPSEGAQVLGLHSNVKDASVPVAEIRVYSLSSQPIDHEGPKAKLSADRSPDIDNYSEEEEESYSSEQEGSDDPVHGQYLFDEEDEVRKKKPRRKLTSTSASIARVNQPNIKQKFVALLKRFKVSDEVGFGLEHVSREQIQDVEEDLDELYDSLEMYNPSDSGPEMEETDSILSTPKPKLKPFFEGVSQSSSQTEFGSLNSKGSLSRDNFSPQGEQPPPDKMKRSRSRNLEDTISETDTLELNEPEIPADIGPCITVSVAEKPRTPMKTSKAESQTMPSPRLDGAHTPRQKRGTPMKERQLSKPLSERTNSSDSERSPELGHTPQVPRKVMYDQLNQVLVSDAALPESLILVNSSDWQGQYVAEQLQAQKQPVVCTCSVAEIQAALGAVLTRIQKFCNCNSSVPRPVRVTAVGGQSYLGAILRFFVTQLASKTSDWLGHIRFLVVPLGSHPVAKHLGALDSRYSSSFLDSAWRDLFSRSEPPQSDAVDVAGRISQYISGAAATHQLPIAEAMLTCRHRLLDEDSYQKFVPFIGVVKVGLIEPNLAPAGGDTEEGMAVSLAVPSTSPPSHGSPTGGAKDVVATPPSSPSMSSGLAVLGSPSMSHSVDAIGLQVDYWVASASEKRREGERRDTGSKNTLKSAFRSLQVSRLPGGGASDPQTQVNTMAMTVVTKEKNKKVPTIFLGKKPKEKDVDSKSQVIEGITRLICSTKQQQTILKVSIDGVEWNDVKFFQLAAQWPTHVKYLPIGLFGYNKTSS, encoded by the exons gctcttTAATTTGACCCTGAAGAAGCTGGTGATGTTGAAGGAGCTGGATAAGGACCTGACATCAGTGGTCATtgcagtcaagctgcag GGCTCCAAGCGAATCTTGCGCTCCAATGAGATCCTGCTGTCCTCAGCTgggctgacagagacagacctgCAGCTCACCTTCTCTTTGCAG TACCCGCACTTTCTAAAGAGAGACGCCAACAAACTGCAGATCATGCTTCAACGGAGGAAAAGGTACAAGAACCGCACCATCCTGGGCTACAAGACGCTGGCACTGGGCCTGATCAACATGGCAGAG GTGATGCAGCACCCGAGCGAGGGGGCCCAGGTTCTGGGGCTTCACAGCAACGTGAAGGACGCCTCTGTCCCCGTGGCCGAGATCCGGGTCTACTCCCTCTCCAGCCAGCCCATCGACCACGAGGGGCCCAAGGCCAAACTGTCCG CAGATCGCTCCCCAGATATTGATAACTactctgaggaagaggaggaaagcTACTCCTCTGAGCAGGAGGGCAGTGATGACCCTGTGCACGGTCAg TATCTGTTTGATGAAGAGGATGAAGTGAGGAAGAAGAAACCACGACGCAAACTCACCTCCACCTCTGCCTCCATCGCCCGCGTTAAT CAACCCAACATCAAGCAGAAGTTTGTGGCCTTGCTGAAAAGGTTTAAGGTTTCTGATGAG GTGGGCTTTGGGTTGGAGCATGTGTCCCGGGAGCAGATCCAGGATGTGGAGGAGGACCTGGACGAGCTGTACGACAGTCTGGAGATGTACAACCCCAGCGACAGTGGCCcagagatggaggagacagacagcatCCTCAGCACCCCCAAACCCAAACTCAA accTTTCTTTGAGGGCGTGTCCCAGTCGAGCTCTCAGACGGAGTTCGGTAGCCTGAACAGCAAAGGGAGCCTGAGCCGAGACAACTTCAGCCCT cagggggagcagccCCCGCCAGATAAAATGAAGCGCTCACGCAGTCGCAACCTGGAGGACACCATCTCTGAGACAGACACGCTG GAGCTGAATGAGCCAGAGATTCCTGCCGATATCGGACCCTGTATCACTGTATCAGTGGCAGAGAAACCCAGAACCCCCATGAAGACCAGCAAGGCCGAGAGCCAGACCATGCCCTCTCCGAG gttGGATGGGGCTCACACCCCCAGGCAGAAGCGGGGGACCCCCATGAAGGAGAGGCAGCTGTCTAAGCCCCTGAGTGAGAGGACCAACAGCTCTGACAGCGAGCGGTCCCCTGAGCTCGGACACACCCcccag GTACCCAGGAAGGTGATGTATGACCAGCTGAACCAGGTGCTGGTGTCGGACGCAGCTCTGCCAGAGAGCCTGATCCTGGTGAACAGCAGCGACTGGCAGGGCCAG TACGTGGCGGAGCAGCTGCAGGCACAGAAGCAGCCGGTGGTGTGCACCTGCTCTGTGGCGGAGATCCAGGCCGCCCTGGGCGCTGTCCTCACGCGCATACAGAAGTT CTGTAACTGCAACTCCTCCGTGCCCCGGCCGGTGAGGGTGACGGCGGTGGGGGGGCAGAGCTACCTGGGGGCCATCCTGCGCTTCTTCGTCACTCAGCTGGCCAGCAAGACATCCGACTGGCTGGGACACATCCGCTTCCTGGTGGTGCCACTGG GTTCGCATCCCGTGGCCAAGCACCTGGGCGCCTTGGACAGCCGCTACAGCTCCTCCTTCCTAGACAGCGCATGGAGAGACCTGTTCAGCCGCTCGGAGCCCCCACAGAgtg ATGCTGTGGACGTTGCCGGCCGTATCTCTCAGTACATCAGTGGAGCGGCGGCAACCCACCAGCTGCCCATAGCTGAGGCCATGCTGACCTGCAGACATCGGCT gctgGATGAGGACTCTTACCAGAAATTTGTTCCTTTCATTGGG GTAGTGAAGGTGGGGCTGATCGAACCCAATCTGGCTCCTGCAG GGGGCGACACTGAGGAGGGCATGGCTGTGAGTTTGGCCGTCCCCTCCACGTCCCCGCCCTCTCACGGGTCTCCCACGGGCGGCGCCAAAGACGTGGTGGCGACCCCgccctcttctccctccatGAGCAGCGGATTGGCTGTGCTGGG GAGCCCCAGTATGTCCCACAGCGTGGACGCCATCGGCCTGCAGGTGGATTACTGGGTAGCGTCGGCGTCGGAGAAGCggcgggagggggagaggcgcGACACCGGCTCCAAGAACACGCTAAAAAGCGCCTTCCGCTCGCTGCAGGTGAGCCGGCTGCCAGGAGGGGGCGCCAGCGACCCCCAGACCCAGGTCAACACCATGGCCATGACTGTGGTCACCAAGGAGAAGAACAAGAAAG TGCCCACCATCTTCCTGGGGAAGAAGCCAAAGGAGAAGGATGTGGACTCTAAGAGCCAGGTGATCGAGGGCATCACCAGGCTCATCTGCTCCACTAAACAGCAGCAGACCATCCTGAAAG TTTCCATAGATGGTGTGGAGTGGAATGACGTCAAGTTCTTCCAGCTGGCTGCTCAGTGGCCCACCCACGTCAAGTACCTTCCTATCGGATTGTTTGGTTACAATAAGACCTCCTCATAG
- the pacs1a gene encoding phosphofurin acidic cluster sorting protein 1a isoform X3, with protein sequence MSERGGLPRAGGAPSPHMQPSKPVTIASNRPVQMNLYATWEVDRSSPSCVPRLFNLTLKKLVMLKELDKDLTSVVIAVKLQGSKRILRSNEILLSSAGLTETDLQLTFSLQYPHFLKRDANKLQIMLQRRKRYKNRTILGYKTLALGLINMAEVMQHPSEGAQVLGLHSNVKDASVPVAEIRVYSLSSQPIDHEGPKAKLSADRSPDIDNYSEEEEESYSSEQEGSDDPVHGQYLFDEEDEVRKKKPRRKLTSTSASIARVNQPNIKQKFVALLKRFKVSDEVGFGLEHVSREQIQDVEEDLDELYDSLEMYNPSDSGPEMEETDSILSTPKPKLKPFFEGVSQSSSQTEFGSLNSKGSLSRDNFSPGEQPPPDKMKRSRSRNLEDTISETDTLELNEPEIPADIGPCITVSVAEKPRTPMKTSKAESQTMPSPRLDGAHTPRQKRGTPMKERQLSKPLSERTNSSDSERSPELGHTPQVPRKVMYDQLNQVLVSDAALPESLILVNSSDWQGQYVAEQLQAQKQPVVCTCSVAEIQAALGAVLTRIQKFCNCNSSVPRPVRVTAVGGQSYLGAILRFFVTQLASKTSDWLGHIRFLVVPLGSHPVAKHLGALDSRYSSSFLDSAWRDLFSRSEPPQSDAVDVAGRISQYISGAAATHQLPIAEAMLTCRHRLLDEDSYQKFVPFIGVVKVGLIEPNLAPAGGDTEEGMAVSLAVPSTSPPSHGSPTGGAKDVVATPPSSPSMSSGLAVLGSPSMSHSVDAIGLQVDYWVASASEKRREGERRDTGSKNTLKSAFRSLQVSRLPGGGASDPQTQVNTMAMTVVTKEKNKKVPTIFLGKKPKEKDVDSKSQVIEGITRLICSTKQQQTILKVSIDGVEWNDVKFFQLAAQWPTHVKYLPIGLFGYNKTSS encoded by the exons gctcttTAATTTGACCCTGAAGAAGCTGGTGATGTTGAAGGAGCTGGATAAGGACCTGACATCAGTGGTCATtgcagtcaagctgcag GGCTCCAAGCGAATCTTGCGCTCCAATGAGATCCTGCTGTCCTCAGCTgggctgacagagacagacctgCAGCTCACCTTCTCTTTGCAG TACCCGCACTTTCTAAAGAGAGACGCCAACAAACTGCAGATCATGCTTCAACGGAGGAAAAGGTACAAGAACCGCACCATCCTGGGCTACAAGACGCTGGCACTGGGCCTGATCAACATGGCAGAG GTGATGCAGCACCCGAGCGAGGGGGCCCAGGTTCTGGGGCTTCACAGCAACGTGAAGGACGCCTCTGTCCCCGTGGCCGAGATCCGGGTCTACTCCCTCTCCAGCCAGCCCATCGACCACGAGGGGCCCAAGGCCAAACTGTCCG CAGATCGCTCCCCAGATATTGATAACTactctgaggaagaggaggaaagcTACTCCTCTGAGCAGGAGGGCAGTGATGACCCTGTGCACGGTCAg TATCTGTTTGATGAAGAGGATGAAGTGAGGAAGAAGAAACCACGACGCAAACTCACCTCCACCTCTGCCTCCATCGCCCGCGTTAAT CAACCCAACATCAAGCAGAAGTTTGTGGCCTTGCTGAAAAGGTTTAAGGTTTCTGATGAG GTGGGCTTTGGGTTGGAGCATGTGTCCCGGGAGCAGATCCAGGATGTGGAGGAGGACCTGGACGAGCTGTACGACAGTCTGGAGATGTACAACCCCAGCGACAGTGGCCcagagatggaggagacagacagcatCCTCAGCACCCCCAAACCCAAACTCAA accTTTCTTTGAGGGCGTGTCCCAGTCGAGCTCTCAGACGGAGTTCGGTAGCCTGAACAGCAAAGGGAGCCTGAGCCGAGACAACTTCAGCCCT ggggagcagccCCCGCCAGATAAAATGAAGCGCTCACGCAGTCGCAACCTGGAGGACACCATCTCTGAGACAGACACGCTG GAGCTGAATGAGCCAGAGATTCCTGCCGATATCGGACCCTGTATCACTGTATCAGTGGCAGAGAAACCCAGAACCCCCATGAAGACCAGCAAGGCCGAGAGCCAGACCATGCCCTCTCCGAG gttGGATGGGGCTCACACCCCCAGGCAGAAGCGGGGGACCCCCATGAAGGAGAGGCAGCTGTCTAAGCCCCTGAGTGAGAGGACCAACAGCTCTGACAGCGAGCGGTCCCCTGAGCTCGGACACACCCcccag GTACCCAGGAAGGTGATGTATGACCAGCTGAACCAGGTGCTGGTGTCGGACGCAGCTCTGCCAGAGAGCCTGATCCTGGTGAACAGCAGCGACTGGCAGGGCCAG TACGTGGCGGAGCAGCTGCAGGCACAGAAGCAGCCGGTGGTGTGCACCTGCTCTGTGGCGGAGATCCAGGCCGCCCTGGGCGCTGTCCTCACGCGCATACAGAAGTT CTGTAACTGCAACTCCTCCGTGCCCCGGCCGGTGAGGGTGACGGCGGTGGGGGGGCAGAGCTACCTGGGGGCCATCCTGCGCTTCTTCGTCACTCAGCTGGCCAGCAAGACATCCGACTGGCTGGGACACATCCGCTTCCTGGTGGTGCCACTGG GTTCGCATCCCGTGGCCAAGCACCTGGGCGCCTTGGACAGCCGCTACAGCTCCTCCTTCCTAGACAGCGCATGGAGAGACCTGTTCAGCCGCTCGGAGCCCCCACAGAgtg ATGCTGTGGACGTTGCCGGCCGTATCTCTCAGTACATCAGTGGAGCGGCGGCAACCCACCAGCTGCCCATAGCTGAGGCCATGCTGACCTGCAGACATCGGCT gctgGATGAGGACTCTTACCAGAAATTTGTTCCTTTCATTGGG GTAGTGAAGGTGGGGCTGATCGAACCCAATCTGGCTCCTGCAG GGGGCGACACTGAGGAGGGCATGGCTGTGAGTTTGGCCGTCCCCTCCACGTCCCCGCCCTCTCACGGGTCTCCCACGGGCGGCGCCAAAGACGTGGTGGCGACCCCgccctcttctccctccatGAGCAGCGGATTGGCTGTGCTGGG GAGCCCCAGTATGTCCCACAGCGTGGACGCCATCGGCCTGCAGGTGGATTACTGGGTAGCGTCGGCGTCGGAGAAGCggcgggagggggagaggcgcGACACCGGCTCCAAGAACACGCTAAAAAGCGCCTTCCGCTCGCTGCAGGTGAGCCGGCTGCCAGGAGGGGGCGCCAGCGACCCCCAGACCCAGGTCAACACCATGGCCATGACTGTGGTCACCAAGGAGAAGAACAAGAAAG TGCCCACCATCTTCCTGGGGAAGAAGCCAAAGGAGAAGGATGTGGACTCTAAGAGCCAGGTGATCGAGGGCATCACCAGGCTCATCTGCTCCACTAAACAGCAGCAGACCATCCTGAAAG TTTCCATAGATGGTGTGGAGTGGAATGACGTCAAGTTCTTCCAGCTGGCTGCTCAGTGGCCCACCCACGTCAAGTACCTTCCTATCGGATTGTTTGGTTACAATAAGACCTCCTCATAG
- the pacs1a gene encoding phosphofurin acidic cluster sorting protein 1a isoform X2: MSERGGLPRAGGAPSPHMQPSKPVTIASNRPVQMNLYATWEVDRSSPSCVPRLFNLTLKKLVMLKELDKDLTSVVIAVKLQGSKRILRSNEILLSSAGLTETDLQLTFSLQYPHFLKRDANKLQIMLQRRKRYKNRTILGYKTLALGLINMAEVMQHPSEGAQVLGLHSNVKDASVPVAEIRVYSLSSQPIDHEGPKAKLSDRSPDIDNYSEEEEESYSSEQEGSDDPVHGQYLFDEEDEVRKKKPRRKLTSTSASIARVNQPNIKQKFVALLKRFKVSDEVGFGLEHVSREQIQDVEEDLDELYDSLEMYNPSDSGPEMEETDSILSTPKPKLKPFFEGVSQSSSQTEFGSLNSKGSLSRDNFSPQGEQPPPDKMKRSRSRNLEDTISETDTLELNEPEIPADIGPCITVSVAEKPRTPMKTSKAESQTMPSPRLDGAHTPRQKRGTPMKERQLSKPLSERTNSSDSERSPELGHTPQVPRKVMYDQLNQVLVSDAALPESLILVNSSDWQGQYVAEQLQAQKQPVVCTCSVAEIQAALGAVLTRIQKFCNCNSSVPRPVRVTAVGGQSYLGAILRFFVTQLASKTSDWLGHIRFLVVPLGSHPVAKHLGALDSRYSSSFLDSAWRDLFSRSEPPQSDAVDVAGRISQYISGAAATHQLPIAEAMLTCRHRLLDEDSYQKFVPFIGVVKVGLIEPNLAPAGGDTEEGMAVSLAVPSTSPPSHGSPTGGAKDVVATPPSSPSMSSGLAVLGSPSMSHSVDAIGLQVDYWVASASEKRREGERRDTGSKNTLKSAFRSLQVSRLPGGGASDPQTQVNTMAMTVVTKEKNKKVPTIFLGKKPKEKDVDSKSQVIEGITRLICSTKQQQTILKVSIDGVEWNDVKFFQLAAQWPTHVKYLPIGLFGYNKTSS, translated from the exons gctcttTAATTTGACCCTGAAGAAGCTGGTGATGTTGAAGGAGCTGGATAAGGACCTGACATCAGTGGTCATtgcagtcaagctgcag GGCTCCAAGCGAATCTTGCGCTCCAATGAGATCCTGCTGTCCTCAGCTgggctgacagagacagacctgCAGCTCACCTTCTCTTTGCAG TACCCGCACTTTCTAAAGAGAGACGCCAACAAACTGCAGATCATGCTTCAACGGAGGAAAAGGTACAAGAACCGCACCATCCTGGGCTACAAGACGCTGGCACTGGGCCTGATCAACATGGCAGAG GTGATGCAGCACCCGAGCGAGGGGGCCCAGGTTCTGGGGCTTCACAGCAACGTGAAGGACGCCTCTGTCCCCGTGGCCGAGATCCGGGTCTACTCCCTCTCCAGCCAGCCCATCGACCACGAGGGGCCCAAGGCCAAACTGTCCG ATCGCTCCCCAGATATTGATAACTactctgaggaagaggaggaaagcTACTCCTCTGAGCAGGAGGGCAGTGATGACCCTGTGCACGGTCAg TATCTGTTTGATGAAGAGGATGAAGTGAGGAAGAAGAAACCACGACGCAAACTCACCTCCACCTCTGCCTCCATCGCCCGCGTTAAT CAACCCAACATCAAGCAGAAGTTTGTGGCCTTGCTGAAAAGGTTTAAGGTTTCTGATGAG GTGGGCTTTGGGTTGGAGCATGTGTCCCGGGAGCAGATCCAGGATGTGGAGGAGGACCTGGACGAGCTGTACGACAGTCTGGAGATGTACAACCCCAGCGACAGTGGCCcagagatggaggagacagacagcatCCTCAGCACCCCCAAACCCAAACTCAA accTTTCTTTGAGGGCGTGTCCCAGTCGAGCTCTCAGACGGAGTTCGGTAGCCTGAACAGCAAAGGGAGCCTGAGCCGAGACAACTTCAGCCCT cagggggagcagccCCCGCCAGATAAAATGAAGCGCTCACGCAGTCGCAACCTGGAGGACACCATCTCTGAGACAGACACGCTG GAGCTGAATGAGCCAGAGATTCCTGCCGATATCGGACCCTGTATCACTGTATCAGTGGCAGAGAAACCCAGAACCCCCATGAAGACCAGCAAGGCCGAGAGCCAGACCATGCCCTCTCCGAG gttGGATGGGGCTCACACCCCCAGGCAGAAGCGGGGGACCCCCATGAAGGAGAGGCAGCTGTCTAAGCCCCTGAGTGAGAGGACCAACAGCTCTGACAGCGAGCGGTCCCCTGAGCTCGGACACACCCcccag GTACCCAGGAAGGTGATGTATGACCAGCTGAACCAGGTGCTGGTGTCGGACGCAGCTCTGCCAGAGAGCCTGATCCTGGTGAACAGCAGCGACTGGCAGGGCCAG TACGTGGCGGAGCAGCTGCAGGCACAGAAGCAGCCGGTGGTGTGCACCTGCTCTGTGGCGGAGATCCAGGCCGCCCTGGGCGCTGTCCTCACGCGCATACAGAAGTT CTGTAACTGCAACTCCTCCGTGCCCCGGCCGGTGAGGGTGACGGCGGTGGGGGGGCAGAGCTACCTGGGGGCCATCCTGCGCTTCTTCGTCACTCAGCTGGCCAGCAAGACATCCGACTGGCTGGGACACATCCGCTTCCTGGTGGTGCCACTGG GTTCGCATCCCGTGGCCAAGCACCTGGGCGCCTTGGACAGCCGCTACAGCTCCTCCTTCCTAGACAGCGCATGGAGAGACCTGTTCAGCCGCTCGGAGCCCCCACAGAgtg ATGCTGTGGACGTTGCCGGCCGTATCTCTCAGTACATCAGTGGAGCGGCGGCAACCCACCAGCTGCCCATAGCTGAGGCCATGCTGACCTGCAGACATCGGCT gctgGATGAGGACTCTTACCAGAAATTTGTTCCTTTCATTGGG GTAGTGAAGGTGGGGCTGATCGAACCCAATCTGGCTCCTGCAG GGGGCGACACTGAGGAGGGCATGGCTGTGAGTTTGGCCGTCCCCTCCACGTCCCCGCCCTCTCACGGGTCTCCCACGGGCGGCGCCAAAGACGTGGTGGCGACCCCgccctcttctccctccatGAGCAGCGGATTGGCTGTGCTGGG GAGCCCCAGTATGTCCCACAGCGTGGACGCCATCGGCCTGCAGGTGGATTACTGGGTAGCGTCGGCGTCGGAGAAGCggcgggagggggagaggcgcGACACCGGCTCCAAGAACACGCTAAAAAGCGCCTTCCGCTCGCTGCAGGTGAGCCGGCTGCCAGGAGGGGGCGCCAGCGACCCCCAGACCCAGGTCAACACCATGGCCATGACTGTGGTCACCAAGGAGAAGAACAAGAAAG TGCCCACCATCTTCCTGGGGAAGAAGCCAAAGGAGAAGGATGTGGACTCTAAGAGCCAGGTGATCGAGGGCATCACCAGGCTCATCTGCTCCACTAAACAGCAGCAGACCATCCTGAAAG TTTCCATAGATGGTGTGGAGTGGAATGACGTCAAGTTCTTCCAGCTGGCTGCTCAGTGGCCCACCCACGTCAAGTACCTTCCTATCGGATTGTTTGGTTACAATAAGACCTCCTCATAG